In Clupea harengus chromosome 25, Ch_v2.0.2, whole genome shotgun sequence, one genomic interval encodes:
- the ptf1a gene encoding pancreas transcription factor 1 subunit alpha → MDTVLDPFSGLDSFSSPYFDDDDFFTDHSSRDHLDTDEFLDDDVDFLTSQIQEYYKDSRITHDGECDAGNFSFSSSSSTFSYGCADSTSELSPHGDDGALLKRRRRMRSEGEMQQLRQAANVRERRRMQSINDAFEGLRSHIPTLPYEKRLSKVDTLRLAIGYINFLAELVQSDVPIRNPHTDALNQPKKIIICHRGTRSPSPSDPDYGLPPLAGHSLSWTDEKQLKDQNIIRTAKVWTPEDPRKLHLKSSLNNIENEPPFDFIS, encoded by the exons atggacaCAGTGTTGGATCCGTTCTCAGGGCTggactccttctcctccccttatTTTGACGACGATGACTTCTTCACAGACCATTCCTCTAGGGACCATTTGGATACGGACGAGTTTCTAGATGACGATGTCGACTTTTTGACCAGCCAAATCCAAGAGTACTACAAAGACAGCAGGATTACGCACGATGGGGAATGCGACGCTGGCAACTTCTCCTTCTCGTCTTCCTCGTCCACTTTCTCTTACGGCTGTGCGGACAGCACCTCGGAGCTGTCCCCTCACGGAGACGACGGGGCGCTGCTAAAGAGGCGGAGACGCATGAGATCCGAGGGAGAGATGCAACAGTTGCGCCAGGCTGCCAACGTCCGAGAGCGCCGGAGGATGCAATCCATTAACGATGCCTTCGAAGGCCTACGATCTCACATTCCAACTCTGCCATATGAGAAGAGGCTCTCCAAAGTTGACACTTTACGCTTAGCCATAGGCTACATTAACTTCCTTGCAGAGCTTGTGCAGTCCGACGTGCCAATTCGGAACCCCCACACTGACGCTCTAAACCAAcccaaaaaaattattatttgcCACAGGGGAACAA GATCTCCGTCTCCAAGTGACCCTGACTATGGTCTGCCTCCTCTCGCCGGGCACTCGCTCTCCTGGACAGATGAGAAGCAGCTGAAAGACCAGAATATTATCAGGACAGCAAAAGTCTGGACACCGGAGGATCCACGGAAGTTGCACTTAAAGTCATCTCTCAATAATATTGAGAATGAACCTCCATTCGACTTCATATCCTAA